A single window of Athene noctua chromosome 1, bAthNoc1.hap1.1, whole genome shotgun sequence DNA harbors:
- the LOC141967314 gene encoding uncharacterized protein LOC141967314, whose amino-acid sequence MEKSKQPTLQKCASATLPSTERLCPLLWSPSLSSLPMSSSSSADTVCSFPEPCPGATADLAAQERSGPAQTPKDDQALVENLGPALGQDPPLERSAGTSQEQVSGDEGEVVQRPRDVEPDPDTPVTMGSTIWAAPGGSSPAEPSPQQRVPTGRMRAWVAPGLCKGGRALRESRAQLCRRVSAWWKRDRQCCCRCSRKPLRQNYP is encoded by the exons atggagaagagcaaacaaccgaccctgcagaaatg tgccagcgcgacgttgccgagcacagagcgcctgtgcccgctactgtggtcaccatcgctgagctccctcccgatgagcagctccagttctgcggacaccgtctgctccttcccggagccctgccccggtgccacagcagatctggcggcacaagagcgctcaggacccgcccagacccccaaggatgatcaggcgctggtggagaatctgggaccagccctgggccaggaccccccactggagaggtcagctgggaccagtcaagagcaggtctctggggatgagggcgaagtggtacagagacccagggacgtggagccagaccctgacacccccgtgaccatgggcagcaccatctgggcggcgccgggcgggagcagcccagcggagcccagtccccagcagcgggtgcccacgggcaggatgcgtgcctgggtggccccggggctgtgcaaggggggccgtgccctgcgggagtcccgtgcccagctctgcaggcgtgtcagcgcctggtggaaacgggaccggcagtgctgctgcaggtgctcccgcaagcccctgaggcaaaattatccctga
- the LOC141973998 gene encoding otoferlin-like, with the protein MPTSVLPFLLPGAIELDLNRFPRGAKTSKQCSLEMVTNEAELPMVSIFKQKRVKGWWPFVARDENDELEVTGKVEAELHLLTAEEAEKSPAGLARNEPDPLEKPIRPDTSFIWFLNPLKSIKYLICTRYKWLIIKMVLALLLIVMVALFLYSMPGYMVKKLLGA; encoded by the exons ATGCCAACATCTGtgctcccctttctcctgccaggGGCCATCGAGCTGGACCTGAACCGCTTCCCCCGAGGAGCCAAGACGTCGAAACAGTGCAGCCTGGAGATGGTGACGaacgaggcagagctgcccatggTCTCCATCTTCAAGCAGAAGCGGGTGAAGGGCTGGTGGCCGTTCGTGGCCAGAGATGAGAACGATGAGCTGGAGGTCACC gggaaagttgaggctgaactgcaccttctgacagcagaggaggcagagaaatcccccGCCGGGCTGGCTCGCAACGAGCCCGACCCACTGGAGAAACCCAT ccgccCGGACACGTCCTTCATCTGGTTCCTGAACCCACTCAAGTCCATCAAATACCTCATCTGCACGCGCTACAAGTGGCTCATCATCAAAATGGTGCTGGCCCTGTTGCTCATCGTCATGGTCGCGCTCTTCCTCTACAGCATGCCAGGCTACATGGtcaagaagctgctgggagcatgA